The Lutra lutra chromosome 15, mLutLut1.2, whole genome shotgun sequence genome includes a region encoding these proteins:
- the LOC125085882 gene encoding SLAM family member 9-like isoform X1, which translates to MGACSEDPHLCGASWLLRFTGLLLSVCSAVTQSPGARRSALDDSGNPLPLKGTLGASVLFHMIKNPELPPGSKLESITWGIINQKIYTPVLQVSPGRDVPRWVSFQDKFEKRVHVLNTMTLRIDNLTLEDSGLYRAQESYTRGRQYDQDFHLMVYEPVPVPQIRATVLSLTPGWCNLTLKCVLTRTREDLTVSWESECLPRELEQRPAPGPSPNPWTLAVNLPLSQPSPSLTCVVSNQGDQKTVTLDLGDVCDHETEPHRQTSAAHLPGILVSVAVMLLILGADLYLWKRRGMKKKLEPVRGRVGENHI; encoded by the exons ATGGGCGCCTGCTCAGAAGACCCCCACCTGTGCGGGGCCTCCTGGCTCCTGCGATTCACCGGCCTCCTCCTCA GTGTCTGCAGCGCTGTGACCCAGAGTCCTGGAGCCCGTAGGTCTGCCCTGGACGATTCTGGAAACCCTCTTCCTCTGAAGGGGACTCTGGGAGCTTCTGTGTTGTTTCACATGATCAAAAATCCAGAATTACCTCCAGGATCCAAGCTAGAGAGTATTACTTGGGGCATTATAAATCAAAAAATCTACACACCCGTACTCCAAGTTAGTCCCGGGAGAGATGTTCCACGATGGGTCAGCTTCCAGGACAAGTTCGAGAAGAGGGTCCATGTGCTCAACACAATGACCCTGAGGATTGACAACCTGACCCTTGAGGACAGTGGGCTGTACCGGGCTCAAGAGTCCTATACGAGAGGAAGACAATATGACCAGGATTTCCACCTAATGGTCTACG AGCCTGTGCCCGTTCCCCAGATCCGGGCCACAGTTCTGTCCCTCACACCAGGCTGGTGCAACCTCACCTTGAAGTGTGTCCTCACGAGAACCAGGGAGGACCTGACCGTGTCCTGGGAGAGCGAGTgtctccccagggagctggagcAGAGACCGGCCCCAGGaccatcccccaacccctggaCACTGGCTGTGAACCTGCCCCTGAGCCaacccagccccagcctcacCTGTGTGGTCAGCAACCAGGGGGACCAGAAAACTGTCACCCTGGACCTTGGGGATGTCTGTGACCACG AAACAGAACCACATAGACAGACCAGTGCTGCCCACTTACCCGGTATCCTGGTGTCTGTTGCGGTCATGCTGCTGATCCTCGGAGCTGATCTCTACCTTTGGAAGAGACGTGGGATGAAGAAGAAATTGGAGCCTGTGAGAGGCAG GGTAGGGGAGAACCACATCTAG
- the LOC125085882 gene encoding SLAM family member 5-like isoform X3 translates to MGACSEDPHLCGASWLLRFTGLLLSVCSAVTQSPGARRSALDDSGNPLPLKGTLGASVLFHMIKNPELPPGSKLESITWGIINQKIYTPVLQVSPGRDVPRWVSFQDKFEKRVHVLNTMTLRIDNLTLEDSGLYRAQESYTRGRQYDQDFHLMVYEPVPVPQIRATVLSLTPGWCNLTLKCVLTRTREDLTVSWESECLPRELEQRPAPGPSPNPWTLAVNLPLSQPSPSLTCVVSNQGDQKTVTLDLGDVCDHEPHRQTSAAHLPGILVSVAVMLLILGADLYLWKRRGMKKKLEPVRGRLITGRTWEHDGSIHYAELSQRGSGDHRDKGRGEPHLEEENSPSAVYNEVRRPGQDMTMI, encoded by the exons ATGGGCGCCTGCTCAGAAGACCCCCACCTGTGCGGGGCCTCCTGGCTCCTGCGATTCACCGGCCTCCTCCTCA GTGTCTGCAGCGCTGTGACCCAGAGTCCTGGAGCCCGTAGGTCTGCCCTGGACGATTCTGGAAACCCTCTTCCTCTGAAGGGGACTCTGGGAGCTTCTGTGTTGTTTCACATGATCAAAAATCCAGAATTACCTCCAGGATCCAAGCTAGAGAGTATTACTTGGGGCATTATAAATCAAAAAATCTACACACCCGTACTCCAAGTTAGTCCCGGGAGAGATGTTCCACGATGGGTCAGCTTCCAGGACAAGTTCGAGAAGAGGGTCCATGTGCTCAACACAATGACCCTGAGGATTGACAACCTGACCCTTGAGGACAGTGGGCTGTACCGGGCTCAAGAGTCCTATACGAGAGGAAGACAATATGACCAGGATTTCCACCTAATGGTCTACG AGCCTGTGCCCGTTCCCCAGATCCGGGCCACAGTTCTGTCCCTCACACCAGGCTGGTGCAACCTCACCTTGAAGTGTGTCCTCACGAGAACCAGGGAGGACCTGACCGTGTCCTGGGAGAGCGAGTgtctccccagggagctggagcAGAGACCGGCCCCAGGaccatcccccaacccctggaCACTGGCTGTGAACCTGCCCCTGAGCCaacccagccccagcctcacCTGTGTGGTCAGCAACCAGGGGGACCAGAAAACTGTCACCCTGGACCTTGGGGATGTCTGTGACCACG AACCACATAGACAGACCAGTGCTGCCCACTTACCCGGTATCCTGGTGTCTGTTGCGGTCATGCTGCTGATCCTCGGAGCTGATCTCTACCTTTGGAAGAGACGTGGGATGAAGAAGAAATTGGAGCCTGTGAGAGGCAGGTT GATCACAGGAAGAACATGGGAACATGATGGTAGCATCCACTATGCAGAGCTGAGCCAGCGGGGGTCTGGAGACCACAGAGACAAG GGTAGGGGAGAACCACATCTAGAAGAGGAGaactctccctctgctgtctaCAATGAGGTCCGCAGGCCAGGCCAGGACATGACCATGATTTAA
- the LOC125085882 gene encoding SLAM family member 9-like isoform X2, which yields MGACSEDPHLCGASWLLRFTGLLLSVCSAVTQSPGARRSALDDSGNPLPLKGTLGASVLFHMIKNPELPPGSKLESITWGIINQKIYTPVLQVSPGRDVPRWVSFQDKFEKRVHVLNTMTLRIDNLTLEDSGLYRAQESYTRGRQYDQDFHLMVYEPVPVPQIRATVLSLTPGWCNLTLKCVLTRTREDLTVSWESECLPRELEQRPAPGPSPNPWTLAVNLPLSQPSPSLTCVVSNQGDQKTVTLDLGDVCDHGLWQAHPTCICPSVSLPCCSPTLSPAGPGSTQQVPLPTLIHHPECV from the exons ATGGGCGCCTGCTCAGAAGACCCCCACCTGTGCGGGGCCTCCTGGCTCCTGCGATTCACCGGCCTCCTCCTCA GTGTCTGCAGCGCTGTGACCCAGAGTCCTGGAGCCCGTAGGTCTGCCCTGGACGATTCTGGAAACCCTCTTCCTCTGAAGGGGACTCTGGGAGCTTCTGTGTTGTTTCACATGATCAAAAATCCAGAATTACCTCCAGGATCCAAGCTAGAGAGTATTACTTGGGGCATTATAAATCAAAAAATCTACACACCCGTACTCCAAGTTAGTCCCGGGAGAGATGTTCCACGATGGGTCAGCTTCCAGGACAAGTTCGAGAAGAGGGTCCATGTGCTCAACACAATGACCCTGAGGATTGACAACCTGACCCTTGAGGACAGTGGGCTGTACCGGGCTCAAGAGTCCTATACGAGAGGAAGACAATATGACCAGGATTTCCACCTAATGGTCTACG AGCCTGTGCCCGTTCCCCAGATCCGGGCCACAGTTCTGTCCCTCACACCAGGCTGGTGCAACCTCACCTTGAAGTGTGTCCTCACGAGAACCAGGGAGGACCTGACCGTGTCCTGGGAGAGCGAGTgtctccccagggagctggagcAGAGACCGGCCCCAGGaccatcccccaacccctggaCACTGGCTGTGAACCTGCCCCTGAGCCaacccagccccagcctcacCTGTGTGGTCAGCAACCAGGGGGACCAGAAAACTGTCACCCTGGACCTTGGGGATGTCTGTGACCACG GACTCTGGCAGGCACATCCAACCTGCATCTGCCCTTCAGTGTCTCTCCCGTGCTGCTCCCCAACCCTCAGTCCTGCTGGTCCAGGCAGCACCCAGCAGgtacctctccccaccctcatccATCATCCTGAGTGTGTCTAG